One Capsicum annuum cultivar UCD-10X-F1 chromosome 2, UCD10Xv1.1, whole genome shotgun sequence genomic window carries:
- the LOC107859584 gene encoding peroxidase 42 has protein sequence MASKHLFFFASILFFSAVSVLAEENHGLVMDYYKDTCPQAEDIIREQVKLLYKRHKNTAFSWLRNIFHDCFVESCDASLLLDSTRRMLSEKETDRSFGMRNFRYIETIKEAVERECPGVVSCADILVLSGRDGIVALGGPHIPLKTGRRDGRKSRADILEQHLPDHNESMSVVLERFANIGINTPGVVALLGSHSVGRTHCVKLVHRLYPEVDPQLNPSHVPHMLKKCPDPIPDPKAVQYVRNDRGTPMILDNNYYRNILDNKGLMLVDHQLATDKRTKPYVKKMAKSQDYFFKEFSRAIAILSENNPLTGTKGEIRKQCNLANKLH, from the exons ATGGCTTCCAAACATCTCTTCTTCTTTGCTAGCATCCTCTTTTTTTCAGCTGTCTCTGTATTAGCAGAGGAGAATCATGGCCTTGTAATGGACTATTACAAGGACACTTGCCCTCAAGCTGAAGATATCATCAGAGAACAAGTCAAGCTTCTCTACAAACGCCACAAGAACACTGCATTTTCTTGGCTCAGAAATATCTTCCATGACTGCTTTGTTGAG TCGTGTGATGCTTCATTGTTGCTGGACTCAACGAGGAGGATGCTGTCTGAGAAAGAGACGGACAGGAGTTTTGGTATGAGAAATTTCAGATACATTGAGACTATTAAGGAAGCTGTAGAAAGGGAGTGTCCTGGTGTTGTTTCTTGTGCTGATATTCTTGTTTTGTCTGGTAGAGATGGCATTGTGGCT CTAGGAGGGCCACACATCCCACTCAAAACTGGAAGAAGAGATGGAAGGAAGAGCAGAGCAGACATTCTTGAACAACACCTCCCAGATCACAATGAAAGCATGagtgttgttcttgagaggtttgcCAACATTGGAATCAACACTCCTGGAGTTGTTGCCTTGCTAG GGTCACACAGTGTGGGAAGAACACACTGTGTGAAGTTGGTACACCGTTTGTATCCAGAAGTAGACCCTCAGTTGAACCCATCTCATGTACCTCACATGCTCAAGAAGTGCCCAGACCCAATCCCAGATCCAAAGGCTGTGCAGTATGTGAGAAATGACAGAGGCACACCCATGATTCTAGACAACAACTACTACAGGAACATATTAGACAACAAGGGGTTAATGTTAGTTGACCACCAACTAGCAACTGACAAGAGGACTAAGCCCTATGTGAAGAAGATGGCAAAAAGCCAAGATTATTTCTTCAAGGAATTTTCAAGAGCCATCGCTATTCTTTCTGAGAACAACCCTCTTACTGGGACAAAGGGTGAGATCAGAAAGCAGTGTAATCTTGCCAACAAGCTCCACTAA